Genomic segment of Verrucomicrobiia bacterium:
TAGCGTCAGTCTTCATGAAGCTCAGCAGCATTTTGTGCGAGTTGGCGCTTGCGAGCAGCGGTTCACGAGTCATGTTCGGCAACCTACGGCGTCTGACCAACGCGATCCAAAGTGGAGGCCATTCGACCCAACACTCGACCCACACCTGAAGTGGAACTCAGAAGCTGATAGCAAAAGGCGGCTCGAAGCCGGTCAAGGTGTGTGCCTATACTACTGGCTGTTACCAAAGAAGGCGGGCTGAGGTTTTTTGCATGGCTCATGCACTCCATCCTCATCACCGGCACGGACACGGGCATCAGTCTCATCATGCGTTCTCTGCCTGCTTTTCAAACTCCGCAGGCTGGGTTAAGGTCATTCCATGAGCACGGTTCAAGAGATTGAAAAGGCGGTGCAGAAGCTGCCGGTCGAGCAGGCCCTTGAATTGCAGGACTGGCTGGCGGATTACCTCGAAGACGCGGCGGAGTTAAATCCCGAGTTCGTCGCCAGCATCGAGCGCGGCAAGGCCGACCTTCAGGAAAAGCGCACCCGCGTCCGCCAACCCTGACGCGCCATGCGCCAGGCCACCGAGGTTTATTCACGCGAGTTTGACGCGATCTTCTTCAAACTCCCGCCGTGCATCCGGGGGTTAATCGAGTCCAAGATTCGGGAACTGGGGCAGCGCTTGGAAACCCATCCTCACCATCGCCTTCAGGGACGTTCCGAGTTCCGCTTGCGCGCAGGCGACTACCGCATCATCTACGAGTTCGACGTTCAGAAGAACGAATTGCAACTCATCACGCTCGGCCATCGGCGCGAAGTTTACCGGCATTGATCCCGCCCATGCGCTCCATCCTCATCACCGGCACTGACACGGGCATCGGCAAAACCCACGTTGCCAGCATCATTGCCCGACTGCTCGCAAAGCTGAGCCGCGTGCAGGTGGTGAAGCCGGTGGAGTCCGGTTGCGGCGAAGGTCGTCCCGCCGACGCTCCGCAAGCCGCGGGAACGTGGGCTGAGTCTTTCACCTCATTCACGCTGCCCAAACCGATGGCTCCGCTCGCCGCCGCTGCGGACGCGGGCATCGAGATTTCCCTGACGAAACTCGTCGCCGCCGTGCGCGCGTTGCCCGAGTGCGACTGGCGCGTGCTTGAAACCGCCGGCGGCATCGCCGTGCCGATTGATCCCTGCGGCTCCGACTGGGCCGACTTCGCCCGGGCGCTCAAGGTGGATTACGTCCTTTGCGTCGTGGACGACCGGCTCGGCGCCATCAATCAGGCGCGGATGGTCGCGAGTTACTGCCACGCCAAAGGCATCCTCAACGCCGGGCTTTGGCTCAACGCGGCCCACGCGCATCCTGAACCCGCCATCGCCGCTTCGAACCGCGCCGGCCTCGCGAACTGCGGTCTGCCGCTCTGGGGCGAAAGCGCCTTTGGCGACGCGAATGCGTTTCGCATCCACGCCGGTCCGTTTCTTGAAACTTGAGAGCGGCGG
This window contains:
- a CDS encoding CPCC family cysteine-rich protein; this encodes MNSNSSFPCPVCGYLVFNEPPGSYAICPICFWEDDEVHLGFPLMSGGANSVSLHEAQQHFVRVGACEQRFTSHVRQPTASDQRDPKWRPFDPTLDPHLKWNSEADSKRRLEAGQGVCLYYWLLPKKAG
- a CDS encoding type II toxin-antitoxin system RelE/ParE family toxin, encoding MRQATEVYSREFDAIFFKLPPCIRGLIESKIRELGQRLETHPHHRLQGRSEFRLRAGDYRIIYEFDVQKNELQLITLGHRREVYRH
- the bioD gene encoding dethiobiotin synthase, whose amino-acid sequence is MRSILITGTDTGIGKTHVASIIARLLAKLSRVQVVKPVESGCGEGRPADAPQAAGTWAESFTSFTLPKPMAPLAAAADAGIEISLTKLVAAVRALPECDWRVLETAGGIAVPIDPCGSDWADFARALKVDYVLCVVDDRLGAINQARMVASYCHAKGILNAGLWLNAAHAHPEPAIAASNRAGLANCGLPLWGESAFGDANAFRIHAGPFLET